In the Kwoniella shandongensis chromosome 1, complete sequence genome, one interval contains:
- a CDS encoding isocitrate dehydrogenase [NADP], mitochondrial has protein sequence MAMRNYASPAGLERIKVKNPVVEIDGDEMTRIIWKKIREELILPFVDVDLKYYDLGMENRDATNDQVTVDSANAIKQYSVGVKCATITPDEARVKEFNLKEMWRSPNGTIRNILGGTVFREPIILEKIPKPVPGWTKPIVIGRHAFGDQYRSTDFLAPGPGKLTLTFTPEDGSKPTEMNVYDFKGKGVALAMYNTEESIYGFAHASFKMALSKKMPLFMSTKNTILKKYDGRFKDIFQEVYESTYKQEFEKLGVYYEHRLIDDMVAQAIKSSGGFVWACKNYDGDVMSDILAQGFGSLGMMTSELITPDGKTMESEAAHGTVTRHYRQYQQGHETSTNPVASIFAWTRGLAFRAKLDDTPALARFATALEEACVEVIDKDGVMTKDLALAMKGKDMTRDDWVTTDVYMQKVNDRLVEKLKASSS, from the exons ATGGCAATGCGAAACTATGCCTCCCCAGCGGGGTTGGAGAGGATCAAGGTGAAGAACCCGGTCGTCGAGATTGACGGTGatgagatgacgaggatcatctggaagaagatcagagaggag CTCATCTTACCGTTTGTGGACGTTGACCTCAAATACTACGACTTGGGAATGGAGAACAGAGATGCT ACCAACGACCAAGTTACTGTTGACTCTGCAAACGCTATCAAACAATACTCTGTCGGTGTCAAATGCGCTACTATCACCCCTGATGAGGCCCGAGTGAAAGAGTTCAACCTCAAAGAGATGTGGAGAAGTCCCAACGGTACT ATCCGAAATATCTTGGGAGGTACCGTCTTTAGAGAACCTATCATCTTGGAGAAGATCCCAAAACCTGTTCCAGGATGGACAAAGCCTATCGTCATTGGTCGACACGCCTTTGGTGATCAG TACCGATCAACCGACTTCCTCGCTCCCGGTCCTGGTaaactcacactcacattcacCCCCGAGGACGGAAGCAAGCCTACCGAGATGAACGTCTACGACTTCAAGGGTAAAGGTGTCGCTTTGGCCATGTACAACACCGAGGAGAGTATCTACGGATTCGCGCATGCCAGTTTCAAGATGGCTCTGAGCAAGAAGATGCCCTTGTTTATGTCTACGAAAAA CACCATTCTCAAGAAGTACGATGGAAGATTCAAGGATATCTTCCAGGAGGTCTACGAGTC CACCTACAAGCAGGAGTTTGAGAAGTTGGGTGTCTACTATGAGCACCGAttgattg ACGACATGGTTGCACAAGCGATCAAGTCTTCTGGTGGTTTCGTTTGGGCCTGTAAGAACtacgatggtgatgtcatG AGCGACATTCTCGCCCAAGGTTTCGGTTCCCTCGGAATGATGACTTCCGAGCTCATCACACCTGATGGCAAGACTATGGAATCCGAAGCTGCTCACGGTACCGTCACACGACACTACCGACAATATCAACAAGGTCACGAGACGTCGACCAACCCCGTCGCTTCCATCTTTGCCTGGACTCGAGGTCTCGCTTTCCGAGCTAAACTCGACGATACACCTGCCCTTGCCAGATTCGCGACTGCTCTCGAGGAGGCTTGTGTCGAAGTGATTGACAAGGACGGCGTGATGACGAAGGATTTGGCTTTGGCcatgaaggggaaggacaTGACCAGAGACGATTGGGTCACGACGGATGTGTACATGCAAAAGGTCAACGACAGACTGgtggagaagctcaaggcGTCTAGCTCATAA